The Myxococcus guangdongensis genome has a window encoding:
- a CDS encoding S9 family peptidase: MRTLLTALVLLSAPVLAQPPSASAPKTESFIRQLTETRYFNSGRPMATSFTPDERTLFFLRTAEGSRAVSLHAFDTATGQTREHLTAESLLQRAQEGLTAEAKLRVEPARASPRGLSSYALSEDGEKLLVGMSGKQYVVTRATGKVTELKTGTGAMDVRFSPDATQVAYVRGHDVYRLDLATNTERAVTKGGTEGRSHGTPEFIAAAEMMRFSGYWWSPDGKSLAYTESDTSGVEKLIVPDALNPEREEQRLAYPRAGKPNAQVRLGIIPVTGGKTTWVQWDAGKYPYLATVRWPAKGPLTVLVQNRAQTEELLLAVDPRTGRTRTLLVEKDDAWLTLHQTFPQWLADGSGFLWYTERNGAGELELRDATGKLVRSLVPPDAGFYDLVGYVEQDGTVYFSGGPASEERYVWRLSPGGKPTRVTTERPALEQAKLSQRGGFLALSAEGPRRMKNTTVLKADGTRVGELPSLAKEPTLQPRVEVRHVGKERYPTSLVRPRDAKPGVKLPVIVDIYGGPGMAMVSQSMTQHFTDQWLADQGFIVVKLDGRGVSPTADAKLRKPKYDWPRRILDEQVAALRALAAEVPELDLSRVGITGASNGGYMSALAVLTHPEVFKAAVAVSAVTDWRDYDSHLTERFFGLPEEQPQAYEQASLLTHVKADKPMGKLLVVHGTADDNVLFSQALKLSDALFRAGQPHELIPLSGMGHRVSDPALAERLWEETARYFHQHL; the protein is encoded by the coding sequence ATGCGAACCCTCCTCACCGCCCTGGTCCTGCTGAGCGCGCCCGTTCTCGCCCAGCCTCCTTCCGCGTCGGCGCCGAAGACGGAGAGCTTCATCCGTCAGCTCACGGAGACGCGCTACTTCAACAGTGGCCGGCCGATGGCCACGAGCTTCACGCCGGATGAACGGACGCTCTTCTTCCTGCGCACCGCGGAGGGCTCGCGTGCCGTCTCACTCCACGCGTTCGACACCGCCACGGGACAGACGCGCGAGCACCTCACCGCGGAGAGCCTCCTCCAGCGAGCACAGGAGGGCCTCACCGCCGAGGCGAAGCTGCGAGTCGAGCCCGCGCGCGCCTCACCGCGGGGCCTGAGCTCCTACGCGCTGTCCGAGGACGGCGAGAAGCTGCTCGTGGGGATGTCGGGCAAGCAGTACGTCGTCACGCGCGCCACCGGGAAGGTGACGGAGCTGAAGACGGGCACGGGCGCGATGGACGTGCGCTTCTCGCCAGATGCGACGCAGGTGGCCTACGTGCGGGGCCACGACGTGTATCGCCTGGACCTCGCGACGAACACCGAGCGCGCGGTGACGAAGGGCGGCACGGAGGGCAGGAGCCACGGGACGCCGGAGTTCATCGCCGCCGCCGAGATGATGCGCTTCTCCGGCTACTGGTGGAGCCCGGACGGGAAGTCCCTGGCCTACACGGAGTCCGACACGAGCGGCGTGGAGAAGCTCATCGTCCCGGACGCGCTGAATCCCGAGCGGGAGGAGCAGCGGCTCGCCTATCCGCGCGCGGGCAAGCCCAACGCTCAGGTGCGCCTGGGCATCATCCCCGTCACGGGAGGAAAGACGACGTGGGTGCAGTGGGATGCGGGGAAGTATCCCTATCTCGCCACGGTGCGCTGGCCCGCGAAGGGACCGCTGACGGTGCTGGTGCAGAACCGCGCGCAGACGGAGGAGCTGTTGCTCGCGGTGGACCCGAGGACGGGGCGCACGCGCACGCTGCTCGTGGAGAAGGACGACGCCTGGCTCACGTTGCACCAGACGTTCCCCCAGTGGCTCGCGGACGGGAGCGGGTTCCTCTGGTACACCGAGCGCAACGGGGCCGGTGAGCTGGAGCTGCGCGATGCCACGGGCAAGCTCGTGCGCTCGCTCGTGCCGCCCGACGCGGGCTTCTACGACCTGGTCGGCTACGTGGAGCAGGACGGCACGGTGTACTTCTCCGGCGGCCCCGCGTCGGAGGAGCGCTACGTGTGGCGACTGAGCCCTGGAGGCAAGCCGACGCGTGTCACCACCGAGCGTCCCGCGCTGGAGCAGGCGAAGCTCTCCCAGCGAGGCGGATTCCTGGCACTGAGCGCCGAAGGACCGCGGCGGATGAAGAACACCACGGTGCTGAAGGCGGATGGCACGCGGGTGGGAGAGCTGCCCTCGCTGGCGAAGGAGCCGACGCTGCAGCCGCGCGTGGAGGTACGGCACGTGGGCAAGGAGCGCTATCCCACGTCACTGGTGCGTCCGCGAGACGCGAAGCCCGGGGTGAAGCTGCCGGTCATCGTGGACATCTACGGAGGGCCCGGCATGGCCATGGTCTCCCAGAGCATGACGCAGCATTTCACGGACCAGTGGTTGGCGGACCAGGGCTTCATCGTGGTGAAGCTCGACGGGCGCGGCGTGTCGCCCACGGCGGACGCGAAGCTGCGCAAGCCGAAGTACGACTGGCCGCGCCGGATTCTCGACGAGCAGGTGGCCGCGCTGCGAGCGCTCGCGGCCGAGGTGCCGGAGCTGGACCTGAGTCGCGTGGGAATCACGGGCGCGAGCAACGGCGGCTACATGTCCGCGTTGGCGGTGCTCACGCACCCAGAGGTCTTCAAGGCCGCGGTGGCCGTGTCCGCGGTGACGGACTGGCGGGACTACGACTCACACCTGACGGAGCGCTTCTTCGGTCTGCCGGAAGAGCAGCCCCAGGCCTACGAGCAGGCCTCGCTGCTCACGCACGTGAAGGCCGACAAGCCCATGGGCAAGCTGCTGGTGGTGCACGGCACCGCGGACGACAACGTCCTCTTCTCCCAGGCGCTCAAGCTGTCGGACGCGCTGTTCCGCGCGGGCCAGCCCCACGAGCTCATCCCCCTGAGCGGCATGGGGCACAGGGTGTCCGACCCCGCGCTCGCCGAGCGCCTGTGGGAGGAGACGGCGCGCTACTTCCATCAACACCTGTAG